The proteins below are encoded in one region of Rhizobium sp. 9140:
- a CDS encoding DNA translocase FtsK yields MAAGEIEGRAPIWQSNFVIGPNVRFTRTPDSAYPKRSPKSPPMLEMVQINEHPPASIADMTEATASMERPEMTQTFDMPETDFATARGALALALKLRREFPQSDAWPQVAQIEAPRDAQPTEIVDVVCVEPEAAIEDVAVPAETPAPVSLAPRAFSFAINDAIFFETLLSNPDFDPSLSLIPAPAIQGTGSIKTEPKTMAIPVAAETPAPAPVPPTIAFRTSPESVTALYRVIDVGPAKSVALSGIDEAVPVEAVAEAEPQAAPEPVAEAPATPQVAEEAPAAFKPRIRAAQVLAGRLTPSLQLSAAARAIDLSVLPEMEGYQLPPVELLQEPVFQQTTSMSQEALEQSAGLLESVLEDFGVRGEIIDVRPGPVVTLYEFEPAPGVKSSRVIGLSDDIARSMSALSARVAVVPGRNVIGIELPNPVRETVYFREMIESHSYEETKFKLPLCLGKTIGGEPVVAELAKMPHLLVAGTTGSGKSVAINTMILSLLYRLKPEECRLIMVDPKMLELSIYDGIPHLLTPVVTDPKKAVMALKWAVREMEDRYRKMSRLGVRNIDGYNGRAAIARAKGETVFTTVQTGFDRGSGEPVFEEQELDLAPMPYIVIIVDEMADLMMVAGKEIEGAIQRLAQMARAAGIHLIMATQRPSVDVITGTIKANFPTRISFQVTSKIDSRTILGEQGAEHLLGQGDMLHMVGGGRIARVHGPFVSDEEVEKVVNHLKAQGRPEYLGTVTEDADEVEEAPEEDTAVFDKSGMAEEDGQDLYDKAVKVVLRDKKCSTSYIQRRLQIGYNRAASLVERMEREGLVGAANHVGKRSIIAGGRDTMEPIAIEPVTLESED; encoded by the coding sequence ATGGCCGCCGGCGAGATCGAAGGACGCGCGCCGATCTGGCAGAGCAACTTCGTCATCGGCCCCAACGTCCGCTTCACCCGCACGCCGGACAGCGCCTATCCCAAGCGCAGCCCGAAATCGCCGCCCATGCTCGAAATGGTGCAGATCAACGAGCATCCCCCAGCGTCGATCGCCGACATGACAGAGGCTACGGCCTCAATGGAACGACCCGAAATGACACAGACCTTCGACATGCCGGAAACCGATTTCGCGACCGCGCGCGGCGCTTTGGCTCTCGCCCTGAAACTGCGCCGCGAATTCCCGCAGAGCGACGCCTGGCCGCAGGTGGCGCAGATCGAGGCGCCGCGGGATGCCCAGCCGACAGAGATTGTCGACGTGGTGTGTGTCGAGCCCGAGGCTGCGATCGAAGACGTTGCCGTCCCGGCAGAGACGCCCGCGCCGGTATCGCTGGCGCCCCGCGCGTTCAGCTTCGCGATAAACGATGCGATCTTCTTCGAGACGCTGCTCTCGAACCCGGATTTCGATCCGTCCCTCTCTCTCATCCCGGCGCCCGCCATCCAGGGAACAGGATCGATAAAGACCGAGCCCAAAACGATGGCAATCCCGGTTGCGGCCGAAACGCCGGCTCCAGCTCCCGTGCCGCCGACAATCGCGTTTCGGACAAGCCCGGAATCCGTGACGGCGCTGTATCGGGTGATCGACGTCGGCCCGGCCAAGTCCGTTGCCCTTTCCGGCATTGACGAGGCCGTACCTGTCGAAGCCGTCGCCGAGGCGGAGCCACAGGCTGCACCGGAACCGGTCGCCGAAGCGCCGGCCACCCCTCAGGTTGCCGAGGAGGCGCCGGCTGCCTTCAAGCCGCGCATCCGCGCCGCCCAGGTTCTTGCCGGCCGGCTGACGCCGTCGCTGCAACTGAGCGCCGCTGCCCGCGCCATCGATCTCTCCGTTCTGCCGGAAATGGAAGGCTACCAGCTGCCCCCGGTCGAACTTTTGCAGGAGCCGGTGTTCCAGCAGACCACGTCCATGAGCCAGGAAGCTCTGGAACAGAGTGCGGGCCTGCTCGAAAGCGTGCTGGAAGATTTCGGCGTGCGCGGCGAGATCATCGATGTGCGCCCGGGTCCGGTCGTCACGCTCTATGAGTTCGAGCCGGCACCCGGCGTCAAATCCTCGCGCGTCATCGGCCTGTCCGACGATATCGCCCGCTCCATGTCGGCCCTGTCGGCCCGCGTCGCGGTCGTTCCCGGCCGCAACGTCATCGGCATCGAACTGCCGAACCCGGTCCGTGAAACCGTCTATTTCCGCGAGATGATCGAGTCGCACAGCTACGAGGAAACGAAGTTCAAGCTGCCGCTCTGCCTGGGCAAGACCATCGGCGGTGAACCGGTGGTGGCGGAACTCGCCAAGATGCCGCATCTGCTCGTCGCGGGAACGACGGGTTCCGGCAAGTCGGTGGCGATCAACACGATGATCCTGTCGCTCCTCTACCGCCTGAAGCCCGAGGAATGCCGCCTGATCATGGTCGATCCGAAGATGCTGGAACTGTCGATCTATGACGGCATCCCGCATCTCCTGACCCCTGTCGTCACCGACCCGAAGAAGGCCGTGATGGCGCTGAAATGGGCGGTGCGGGAAATGGAAGACCGCTATCGCAAGATGTCGCGGCTCGGCGTGCGCAATATCGACGGCTATAACGGCCGTGCCGCGATCGCCCGTGCCAAGGGCGAGACGGTGTTCACGACGGTCCAGACCGGGTTCGACCGCGGTTCCGGCGAGCCGGTGTTCGAGGAGCAGGAACTCGACCTCGCGCCGATGCCCTACATCGTCATCATCGTCGACGAGATGGCCGACCTGATGATGGTCGCCGGCAAGGAGATCGAAGGCGCGATCCAGCGGCTGGCGCAGATGGCACGTGCCGCCGGTATCCACCTGATCATGGCAACGCAGCGCCCCTCGGTCGACGTCATCACCGGCACGATCAAGGCCAACTTCCCCACCCGCATCTCCTTCCAGGTCACCTCGAAGATCGACAGCCGCACTATCCTTGGCGAACAGGGTGCCGAACATCTGCTCGGACAGGGCGATATGCTGCACATGGTCGGCGGCGGACGCATCGCCCGTGTCCACGGACCTTTCGTCTCGGACGAAGAGGTCGAGAAGGTCGTCAACCATCTGAAGGCGCAGGGCCGCCCGGAATATCTGGGCACGGTCACCGAGGACGCCGACGAGGTGGAGGAGGCTCCCGAGGAAGATACGGCCGTGTTCGACAAATCCGGCATGGCCGAGGAAGACGGGCAGGACCTCTACGACAAGGCCGTCAAGGTGGTGCTGCGCGACAAGAAGTGCTCGACCTCCTACATCCAGCGCCGCCTGCAGATCGGCTACAACCGTGCGGCGTCCCTGGTGGAGCGCATGGAACGGGAAGGTCTCGTCGGCGCGGCCAACCACGTCGGCAAGCGGTCGATCA
- a CDS encoding FAD/NAD(P)-binding protein produces MTVHGLSSPDRRASGDMLDIAVVGRGFSGIMMAIALLKTVTRPFRLRLFDPAPTISGGQALAGARSTEILNSRARDLSVATGEPMDFTRWLQASSEFRDAVSAAIPGFGQIFVPKSIFSDYVYQRFSEALAQRRDVTVQMSHDIADDIRRLDHGGVRLGFADGGATVFDDVILATGYGLKADAGDVARALTREITTPQSVEKHVIVMGSGLRAVDQVLQLRDAGFAGRISILSRRGFLPQPHTRLAADSVFPTQPMPSQLRHILRFVREACAEAEENGWSWQAAMNGLRKRASSLWSSLPPSEKRQFNRHLRSIYDAHRNRLPADVHARLERELGAGLTELRRGTALRRSSQGLVVRWAGEQQDSLFTADRIIDCRCLSADLDVPVIAAALRNQLAIPDELHLGLSVNPAGELLDARGRSLGLFAIGPLGLGSLPDIDLVPEIVAQTYAAAAIIDMRARPQRQVG; encoded by the coding sequence ATGACGGTTCACGGCCTTTCCTCGCCCGACCGGCGTGCATCAGGCGATATGCTCGATATCGCGGTGGTCGGCCGCGGTTTCTCCGGCATCATGATGGCGATCGCGCTTCTAAAGACGGTGACGCGACCCTTCCGCCTGCGCCTGTTCGATCCCGCGCCCACCATCAGCGGCGGTCAGGCGCTGGCCGGCGCCCGCTCGACGGAGATTCTCAACAGCCGTGCCCGCGATCTCTCGGTCGCGACCGGGGAACCGATGGATTTCACGCGCTGGCTGCAGGCGAGCAGCGAATTTCGCGACGCCGTTTCCGCGGCCATTCCCGGTTTCGGTCAGATCTTCGTGCCGAAGTCGATCTTCAGCGATTATGTCTATCAGCGCTTTTCCGAGGCGCTCGCCCAGCGGCGCGATGTGACGGTGCAGATGTCGCATGATATCGCCGACGATATCCGCCGTCTCGATCATGGTGGCGTTCGCCTCGGCTTTGCCGATGGTGGGGCCACGGTGTTCGATGATGTGATTCTCGCGACGGGCTATGGCCTGAAGGCGGATGCCGGTGATGTCGCGCGGGCACTGACCCGCGAAATCACCACGCCGCAGAGCGTCGAGAAGCATGTGATCGTCATGGGCAGCGGCCTGCGGGCGGTGGATCAGGTGCTGCAGCTCCGCGATGCCGGGTTCGCCGGCCGGATATCCATCCTCTCGCGCCGCGGCTTCCTGCCCCAGCCGCACACACGGCTGGCGGCAGATTCGGTATTCCCGACCCAACCCATGCCCTCGCAGTTGCGCCACATCCTGCGCTTCGTGCGCGAAGCCTGCGCGGAAGCGGAGGAGAACGGCTGGAGTTGGCAGGCTGCCATGAACGGGCTGCGCAAGCGGGCAAGCTCGCTCTGGTCGTCCCTGCCGCCCAGCGAGAAGCGGCAATTCAACCGGCATCTGCGCTCCATCTACGATGCCCACCGCAACCGGCTGCCGGCCGACGTCCATGCCCGGCTGGAGCGCGAGCTTGGTGCCGGATTGACCGAGCTACGGCGCGGCACGGCGTTGCGCAGGTCGTCTCAAGGGCTCGTCGTCCGCTGGGCGGGCGAGCAGCAGGATAGCCTGTTCACGGCAGATCGCATCATCGACTGCCGCTGCCTGTCGGCCGATCTCGATGTGCCGGTGATTGCCGCTGCGCTTCGCAACCAGCTTGCCATCCCGGACGAGCTCCATCTCGGCCTCTCCGTCAATCCGGCCGGCGAGCTTCTCGATGCACGCGGTCGTTCCCTCGGCCTTTTCGCCATCGGCCCGCTCGGGCTCGGTTCCCTGCCGGATATCGATCTGGTGCCGGAGATCGTTGCCCAGACCTATGCCGCAGCCGCCATCATCGACATGCGCGCGCGTCCGCAGCGACAGGTCGGCTGA
- a CDS encoding alpha-2-macroglobulin family protein produces MRATLRVSLGLLILLGSVIPTAAAGGRTVVTTRDHDYFGFDLRTEQNLSLADCEKVCITDRNCRAFTYNPKVKWCFLKSDFHTLNTFPGAVAGRIVDAASAGPDIGAALSLPFLSEELVTQAREAKRALTVPEDRADAGRASLIAQAARERQEGANEASLQSLMAALAIDAEDGRLWTQASRTANLITGNATVANQSALAAINGYELSRTATDRADALAMLAQALAATESYRPALEAYKASLALVENPTIRAAFADLRSKNGFRVIGNTVEAEAVSPRACVQFSEPLQPGVDYTPFLTLDGAAPQAVEAKDSQICVEGLSHGQRYKLALRPGLPSSVEEPLEAVVDLDLYIPDRPAMVRFTGDSFVLPMTARRGIPLVSVNTTSANLKLYRVGDRNIAQLLANSQFLTQLDGYSADRIRDESGELVWQGTIDLQTDLNKEVVTSFPVDEALPQRKPGVYVLTAVSATGASNEWDSRATQWFVVSDIGLSTFAGTDGLSVFTRSLSSARPLSGVALELIAKNNEILGTATTDADGRAVFAAGLLRGGDATLPAVIAARAGTDDYVFLDMTRAGFDLSDRGVTGRPAPGAVDVLTWTERGIYRAGETVHVSALARDPAATAVPDLPLTFVFLRPDGVEDRRIVSSDSKLGGYTLDMALQPNAMRGTWTVQVFTDPKAKAISEKPFQVDDFVPDRIEFDLKSTAQAITPGTPVPVTVDGRFLYGAPAAGLELEGDVLLKPTHESADYPGYVFGLADEENTEDSRQTLDMLAPLDADGEATFDVDLSDVPATTQLVNATIAVRLQEAGGRAVERRLELPVRPETDRIGIKPNFSGALTENSTGTFHVIGVGPDGARKAMTGLTWKLMSVERQYQWYREGTAWRYEPILSTKLLANGTVDAGVDGGTVSVPVTWGRYRLEVAGPGGDPVSSVEFDAGFYVAATSTETPDGLEIALDKDSYKVGETATLNVSPRFAGELLVTVGSENLIATKTVSIPATGDKIALPITEAFGAGAYVTATLYRPGDAQESRMPMRAIGVKWLSVDPAERKLDVSLTLPDKTLPRQTLNIPVTVTGAGVGEEAYVTLAAVDVGILNLTRYQALDPDGWYYGQRRLGLEIRDLYGRLIDGSLGATGRLRTGGDGGAMALQGSPPTEKLVAFFSGPVKLDAEGKAIIGFDIPQFNGTARIMAVAWTTSGVGHASADVVIRDPVVVTASLPKFLAPGDSAELRLDIANTDAPAGDLTITITVEADPSLSVDTASLAQSFAIPAGSKIDVTLPLKGVHPGDGTFTVKIAGADGLSLDQTLSIPVRPASLPVTTRLPVALKSGASLVVDAGLLAESQLRGAFVSLSVSRAAAFDIPALLMVLDRYPYGCAEQTTSRALPLLYLSELSAQSGLPEDGDVRTRVQDAIHRVLSYQSSSGSFGLWGPGSGDLWLDSYVTEFLTRAREKNFDVPEQAMVQALDNLQNSLSYDVNVTEQGNGIAYALYVLARNRKAAISDLRYYVDTKLGEFSTALSKGHLAAALSLYGDANRAESVFSQAATMSEEAKISELARSDYGSALRDDAAVLTLAAESRPVPSIIPALAKKVAEAWDRTSTTSTQEQLWMLLAARAVSGGDEGLALTVDGVASSGAFAARKTGDEILARPVTIANTGKDPVTATVTTVAAPAFPLPAGGNGYAIERSYYTLDGEPANVSQARQNERYVVVIKATDLNPGPARILITDLLPAGFEIDNPTLVDSAKLSNFEWLGEMQAAHSEFRSDRFVAAFDHAAGDTNEMTVAYVVRAVTPGTYDHPPATVEDMYRPQFSARTATGRMEVQAVE; encoded by the coding sequence ATGCGCGCGACACTTCGGGTCTCCCTGGGTCTTTTAATTCTGCTCGGTTCGGTGATTCCGACCGCAGCCGCCGGCGGACGCACGGTCGTCACGACGAGAGATCACGACTATTTCGGCTTCGACCTGCGCACGGAGCAGAACCTGTCGCTCGCCGACTGCGAGAAGGTCTGCATCACGGATCGAAACTGCCGTGCCTTCACCTATAATCCCAAGGTGAAGTGGTGCTTCCTGAAGTCGGATTTCCACACGCTGAACACCTTCCCGGGTGCTGTCGCCGGCAGGATCGTGGATGCGGCGAGTGCCGGACCCGATATCGGCGCCGCGCTTTCGCTGCCGTTCCTCTCGGAGGAATTGGTAACCCAGGCGCGCGAGGCCAAGCGCGCGCTCACCGTGCCGGAGGATCGCGCGGACGCCGGTCGGGCGTCGCTGATTGCGCAGGCCGCCCGCGAGCGGCAGGAGGGTGCCAACGAGGCCTCCCTCCAGAGCCTCATGGCGGCGCTCGCCATCGATGCCGAGGACGGCCGCCTGTGGACGCAGGCCTCCCGCACGGCCAACCTCATCACCGGCAATGCGACCGTTGCCAACCAGTCGGCGCTTGCCGCCATCAATGGCTATGAGCTGTCGCGCACCGCCACCGACCGCGCCGACGCGCTGGCTATGCTGGCACAGGCGCTGGCCGCCACCGAAAGCTACCGCCCGGCGCTGGAGGCCTACAAGGCGAGCCTTGCGCTGGTCGAAAACCCGACGATACGGGCCGCTTTTGCCGATCTGCGCAGCAAGAACGGCTTCCGCGTGATTGGCAATACGGTGGAGGCGGAAGCCGTTTCGCCGCGCGCCTGCGTCCAGTTTTCCGAACCGCTCCAGCCGGGCGTCGATTACACGCCGTTCCTGACGTTGGATGGTGCCGCGCCGCAGGCGGTCGAGGCGAAGGATAGCCAGATCTGCGTCGAGGGCCTGTCGCACGGCCAGCGCTACAAGCTCGCTCTGCGCCCCGGTCTTCCCTCCTCCGTCGAGGAGCCGCTCGAAGCGGTTGTCGATCTCGATCTCTATATTCCCGACCGCCCTGCCATGGTTCGCTTTACCGGCGACAGCTTCGTGCTGCCGATGACGGCGCGCCGCGGCATTCCCCTCGTTTCGGTCAATACGACAAGCGCCAATCTGAAGCTCTACCGCGTCGGCGACCGCAACATCGCCCAGCTGCTGGCGAATTCGCAATTCCTCACCCAGCTCGACGGCTACAGCGCCGACCGCATTCGCGACGAAAGCGGCGAACTCGTCTGGCAGGGGACGATCGATCTCCAGACGGATCTCAACAAGGAGGTCGTCACCAGCTTTCCGGTGGATGAGGCGCTGCCGCAGCGCAAGCCCGGCGTCTATGTGCTGACGGCCGTCTCGGCGACCGGCGCCTCCAACGAGTGGGACAGCCGGGCCACGCAATGGTTTGTCGTCTCCGATATCGGCCTTTCGACCTTCGCCGGTACAGATGGCCTCAGCGTGTTCACCCGCTCGCTCTCGTCGGCACGCCCCTTGTCCGGTGTCGCGCTGGAACTCATCGCCAAAAACAACGAGATACTGGGCACCGCCACCACCGACGCCGATGGCCGCGCAGTCTTTGCCGCCGGTCTCCTGCGCGGCGGGGATGCCACGCTGCCGGCCGTCATCGCGGCCCGCGCCGGCACCGACGATTATGTCTTCCTCGATATGACGCGCGCCGGCTTCGACCTGTCCGACCGCGGCGTCACCGGCCGCCCGGCGCCCGGCGCCGTCGATGTGCTCACCTGGACGGAGCGCGGCATTTATCGTGCCGGCGAGACGGTTCATGTGTCGGCGCTCGCCCGCGACCCCGCGGCGACGGCCGTTCCCGACCTGCCGCTCACCTTCGTCTTCCTGCGTCCCGATGGCGTGGAGGACCGGCGGATCGTATCGTCCGACAGCAAGCTTGGCGGCTATACGCTCGACATGGCGCTGCAACCGAACGCCATGCGTGGCACCTGGACGGTGCAGGTCTTCACGGATCCCAAGGCGAAGGCGATCAGCGAGAAGCCGTTTCAGGTGGATGATTTCGTACCGGACCGCATCGAATTCGACCTGAAGAGCACCGCGCAGGCCATCACGCCCGGTACCCCCGTGCCTGTGACCGTCGATGGACGCTTTCTCTATGGCGCGCCGGCTGCCGGCCTAGAACTCGAAGGCGACGTGCTCTTGAAGCCGACGCATGAAAGCGCCGATTATCCGGGCTACGTCTTCGGCCTTGCGGATGAGGAGAACACGGAGGACAGCCGCCAGACGCTCGACATGCTGGCGCCGCTCGATGCGGACGGCGAGGCTACCTTCGATGTCGATCTCTCCGACGTCCCGGCCACGACTCAGCTCGTCAACGCCACCATCGCCGTGCGGCTTCAGGAAGCCGGCGGACGGGCGGTGGAACGGAGGCTGGAACTGCCCGTGCGCCCTGAGACCGACCGGATTGGCATCAAGCCGAACTTCAGCGGCGCCTTGACCGAGAATTCGACCGGAACGTTTCATGTGATCGGCGTCGGGCCGGATGGCGCGCGCAAGGCGATGACGGGCCTGACCTGGAAGCTCATGAGCGTCGAGCGGCAGTACCAGTGGTATCGCGAAGGCACGGCATGGCGTTACGAGCCCATCCTCTCGACCAAGCTTCTAGCGAATGGCACGGTCGATGCCGGCGTCGATGGCGGCACGGTCAGCGTTCCCGTCACTTGGGGCCGCTACCGGCTGGAGGTCGCGGGTCCCGGCGGTGATCCCGTTTCGAGCGTCGAGTTCGATGCCGGCTTCTATGTTGCGGCAACCTCCACCGAGACGCCCGACGGGCTGGAAATCGCCCTCGACAAGGACAGCTACAAGGTCGGGGAAACCGCGACCCTCAATGTCTCGCCGCGATTTGCCGGCGAATTGCTTGTCACCGTCGGTTCCGAAAATTTGATCGCAACCAAGACCGTCTCCATTCCCGCGACCGGCGACAAGATCGCTTTGCCGATCACGGAGGCATTCGGTGCTGGGGCCTATGTCACGGCGACGCTTTATCGGCCGGGCGATGCGCAGGAAAGCCGCATGCCGATGCGCGCCATCGGCGTCAAATGGCTGTCTGTCGATCCCGCCGAGCGCAAGCTCGACGTATCCCTAACACTGCCGGACAAAACACTGCCGCGGCAGACGCTGAACATTCCTGTCACCGTTACAGGCGCCGGTGTTGGCGAGGAAGCCTACGTGACGCTTGCCGCCGTCGATGTCGGCATTCTCAACCTCACGCGCTACCAGGCGCTGGATCCCGATGGCTGGTACTATGGCCAACGCCGCCTCGGCCTCGAGATCCGCGATCTCTACGGCCGCCTGATCGATGGTTCGCTGGGCGCGACGGGGCGGCTTCGCACCGGCGGCGACGGCGGCGCCATGGCCTTGCAGGGCAGCCCCCCGACCGAGAAGCTCGTCGCCTTCTTTTCCGGCCCGGTCAAGCTCGATGCCGAGGGCAAGGCCATCATCGGCTTCGACATTCCGCAGTTCAACGGCACCGCGCGCATCATGGCCGTGGCCTGGACGACCTCCGGTGTGGGGCATGCGAGCGCCGACGTGGTCATCCGCGATCCCGTCGTCGTCACAGCCAGCCTGCCGAAGTTCCTGGCGCCGGGCGATAGCGCCGAGCTGCGCCTCGACATCGCCAACACCGATGCACCGGCCGGCGATCTCACGATCACGATCACGGTCGAGGCCGATCCCTCCCTCTCCGTCGATACGGCTTCGCTCGCCCAAAGCTTTGCCATTCCGGCCGGCTCGAAAATCGACGTGACTCTGCCGCTGAAAGGCGTGCATCCGGGCGATGGGACGTTCACTGTCAAGATCGCTGGGGCCGATGGACTGTCGCTCGACCAGACGCTGTCGATCCCGGTGCGGCCCGCCTCGCTTCCGGTCACCACGCGACTGCCGGTGGCGTTGAAGTCCGGCGCGAGCCTTGTCGTGGACGCGGGCCTGCTTGCGGAAAGCCAGCTGCGCGGCGCGTTCGTCAGCCTCAGCGTCAGCCGGGCTGCCGCCTTCGATATTCCGGCGCTGCTGATGGTGCTCGACCGCTATCCCTATGGCTGCGCCGAGCAGACGACGAGCCGCGCTCTGCCGCTCCTCTACCTGAGCGAGCTCTCTGCCCAATCCGGTCTTCCCGAAGATGGGGATGTGCGAACACGGGTTCAGGACGCCATTCACCGCGTTCTCTCCTATCAGTCGTCGTCGGGCAGCTTCGGCCTGTGGGGTCCGGGTTCCGGCGATCTCTGGCTCGACAGCTACGTGACCGAGTTCCTGACCCGTGCCCGTGAAAAGAATTTCGACGTGCCGGAGCAGGCCATGGTGCAGGCGCTCGACAACCTGCAAAATTCGCTCTCCTACGATGTGAACGTGACCGAGCAGGGCAACGGCATCGCCTATGCGCTCTACGTTCTCGCGCGCAACCGCAAGGCCGCCATTAGCGACCTGCGCTATTACGTCGATACGAAGCTCGGCGAATTTTCGACGGCGCTTTCCAAGGGTCACCTTGCCGCAGCATTGTCGCTTTATGGCGATGCGAACCGGGCGGAGAGCGTGTTCTCGCAGGCGGCGACGATGTCCGAGGAGGCGAAGATCTCCGAACTCGCACGGTCGGATTACGGGTCCGCGCTTCGCGACGATGCGGCGGTGCTGACGCTTGCGGCCGAGAGCCGGCCGGTTCCCAGCATCATTCCGGCCCTTGCCAAGAAAGTCGCGGAGGCTTGGGACCGTACATCGACCACCAGCACGCAGGAGCAATTGTGGATGCTGCTCGCCGCCCGTGCGGTGTCGGGCGGAGACGAGGGCCTCGCTTTGACGGTGGACGGCGTGGCGTCCTCCGGCGCCTTTGCCGCCCGCAAGACCGGCGACGAGATCCTTGCCCGTCCCGTCACCATCGCCAATACCGGCAAGGACCCGGTGACGGCGACGGTGACGACGGTGGCAGCCCCGGCCTTCCCCCTGCCGGCCGGCGGCAACGGCTATGCCATCGAGCGGAGCTATTACACGCTCGACGGTGAACCGGCGAATGTCAGCCAAGCCCGGCAGAACGAGCGCTATGTCGTGGTGATCAAGGCCACCGATCTCAATCCCGGCCCGGCCCGCATCCTCATCACCGATCTTCTGCCGGCCGGTTTCGAGATCGACAATCCGACGCTGGTGGACAGCGCCAAGCTGTCGAATTTCGAGTGGCTGGGCGAGATGCAAGCAGCTCACAGCGAGTTCCGCAGCGACCGCTTCGTTGCCGCCTTCGACCATGCCGCCGGCGATACGAACGAGATGACCGTTGCCTATGTCGTGCGCGCCGTCACACCCGGCACCTACGATCATCCCCCCGCGACCGTCGAGGATATGTACCGCCCGCAATTCTCTGCGCGCACGGCAACGGGCCGCATGGAGGTTCAGGCGGTCGAGTGA